One Bacteriovorax sp. Seq25_V DNA window includes the following coding sequences:
- the msrA gene encoding peptide-methionine (S)-S-oxide reductase MsrA: MKLKNFLQLKSTVNTLLKFLIVSNITLFAFAATKTIVVAGGCFWCMEPPFDKLPGVLKTISGYAGGKLKSPTYQDVSSGTSGHLEVVEVTYDSDKITLKKILETFWRNINPTDAGGQFVDRGPQYATGFFYQDEEEKKVFYESKKEHQKFFDKPIVTDAYKLEKFYPAEEYHQDYYKTNPIRYKFYRYNSGRDQYLQSVWKK; the protein is encoded by the coding sequence ATGAAATTGAAAAACTTTCTCCAATTGAAATCTACGGTAAACACACTTCTAAAGTTTTTGATCGTATCTAATATTACCCTCTTTGCTTTTGCTGCAACAAAAACCATTGTTGTAGCAGGAGGGTGCTTCTGGTGTATGGAGCCACCTTTTGATAAGCTCCCTGGTGTTCTTAAAACAATTTCAGGCTATGCTGGTGGTAAACTCAAGTCCCCAACCTACCAAGACGTTTCCAGTGGAACCTCAGGGCACCTCGAAGTCGTCGAAGTCACTTACGATTCTGATAAAATTACTCTCAAAAAAATTCTTGAGACATTTTGGAGAAATATCAATCCAACAGATGCTGGAGGACAATTTGTTGACCGTGGTCCTCAATATGCCACAGGATTTTTCTATCAAGATGAAGAAGAAAAGAAAGTCTTTTATGAAAGTAAAAAGGAACATCAAAAATTCTTTGATAAACCCATTGTCACAGACGCCTATAAGTTAGAAAAGTTCTATCCGGCCGAAGAATATCACCAGGACTACTATAAGACGAATCCAATTCGCTATAAATTCTACCGCTATAACTCGGGAAGAGATCAGTATCTACAATCGGTTTGGAAGAAATAA
- the ettA gene encoding energy-dependent translational throttle protein EttA has product MSYQNDKQIIYSMNRVGKVYKSKHVLKNISLSYFYGAKIGVLGLNGSGKSTLLKIMAGLDNDHLGEVTLAKNYSVGYLEQEPTLDPDKTVKEIVQEGCQEVVDNLREFDEISAKFCEPLSDEEMNKLLDKQAKLQDKLDASNAWDLDSRLELAMDALNCPPSDQKCGVLSGGEKRRVALCRLLLQEPDILLLDEPTNHLDAETVWWLERHLQQYKGTVIAVTHDRYFLDNVAGWILELDRGEGIPFEGNYTDWLDTKAKRLEKEEKTESKRQKAMKEELEWIRSSPKARQAKSKARIREYEERAKHQSEKRNETNELFIPPGPRLGNKVIEAEGVSKAFGENLLYENLEFKLPAGGIVGIIGPNGAGKTTLFKMITGQEQPTSGTFSVGETVKLAYVDQGRELDPNQTIYDVVAEGHEIIKLGENEVNSRAYIAKFNFSGEEQKKKVSELSGGERNRVHLAKVLKEGGNVLLLDEPTNDLDVNTLQALEKALVDYAGCAVIISHDRFFLDRLATHILAFEGEGNVVWFEGNFNDYEEDKKRRLGENAINPRRHTYKKLTRA; this is encoded by the coding sequence ATGAGTTACCAAAATGACAAACAAATTATTTACTCGATGAATCGAGTTGGAAAGGTTTACAAGAGTAAGCACGTTCTAAAAAATATCTCGCTCTCGTATTTCTACGGAGCAAAAATTGGTGTTCTTGGTCTTAACGGATCAGGGAAATCAACTCTTCTTAAAATTATGGCAGGTCTTGATAATGACCACCTAGGTGAAGTGACGCTTGCAAAGAACTATAGCGTTGGTTACCTAGAGCAGGAGCCAACACTTGATCCTGATAAAACGGTTAAAGAAATCGTTCAGGAAGGATGCCAGGAAGTTGTCGACAATCTTAGAGAATTCGATGAAATCAGCGCAAAGTTCTGTGAGCCACTGAGCGATGAAGAAATGAATAAGCTTCTTGATAAGCAAGCAAAACTTCAAGATAAGCTTGATGCTTCAAATGCTTGGGATCTTGACTCTCGTCTTGAACTTGCAATGGACGCACTTAACTGTCCACCTTCAGATCAAAAATGTGGAGTTCTTTCAGGTGGGGAAAAGAGAAGGGTTGCTCTTTGTCGTCTACTACTTCAAGAACCAGATATTCTACTTCTCGATGAGCCTACCAACCACCTTGATGCTGAAACGGTATGGTGGTTAGAGAGACACTTACAACAATACAAAGGTACAGTAATTGCTGTTACCCACGATAGGTACTTCCTTGATAACGTAGCCGGCTGGATTCTAGAGCTTGACCGTGGAGAAGGTATTCCATTTGAAGGAAACTATACGGACTGGTTAGATACAAAAGCGAAGCGTCTTGAGAAAGAAGAAAAGACTGAGTCTAAAAGACAAAAAGCAATGAAAGAAGAGCTTGAGTGGATTAGATCAAGTCCTAAAGCGCGTCAGGCAAAGTCTAAAGCTCGTATCCGTGAATATGAAGAAAGAGCGAAGCATCAGTCTGAAAAGCGTAATGAAACAAATGAACTTTTCATTCCACCAGGACCACGTCTTGGGAATAAAGTTATTGAGGCTGAAGGTGTATCAAAAGCATTTGGTGAGAATCTTCTTTATGAAAACCTTGAATTCAAACTTCCAGCTGGTGGTATTGTAGGAATTATCGGGCCAAACGGGGCTGGTAAGACAACGCTATTTAAAATGATCACAGGGCAAGAGCAGCCAACTTCTGGAACATTCTCAGTTGGTGAAACTGTGAAGCTTGCATACGTTGATCAAGGTCGTGAGTTAGATCCAAACCAAACTATTTATGATGTTGTGGCCGAAGGACATGAGATTATCAAACTTGGTGAAAATGAAGTTAACTCTCGTGCTTATATTGCAAAATTTAACTTCTCTGGTGAAGAGCAAAAGAAAAAAGTTTCTGAGCTTTCAGGGGGAGAGAGAAATAGAGTACACCTTGCAAAAGTCTTAAAAGAAGGTGGAAACGTTCTTCTTCTGGATGAGCCAACAAACGATCTTGACGTAAACACACTTCAAGCGCTTGAGAAAGCACTTGTGGATTACGCTGGATGTGCGGTTATCATTTCCCACGATCGTTTCTTCCTCGATAGACTTGCAACACATATTCTTGCATTTGAAGGTGAAGGAAATGTTGTATGGTTTGAAGGTAACTTCAATGATTACGAAGAAGATAAGAAGAGACGTCTAGGAGAGAATGCAATCAATCCACGTCGTCATACATACAAAAAACTTACAAGAGCGTAG
- a CDS encoding SPOR domain-containing protein, whose amino-acid sequence MNEKSNFYVFERKEIFLVILFVILVSITSFLFGLKMGSGYSFEKSGHNEADMEMISTPAKKIDFSSTEEESVKKMIDQQKAMPETNKEDINKTVEESLKKKMIEEFNSENSKKFNNEAEPVKVNEVAPETSPIVTEEVMAEAPATETVQENGVSSSDKFAGKYTIQLGSYQTVKEATDFAEGFKVLGYNPIINEVQIPNRGNWFRVSLGVFDSLVDAKNYLLKNKSLFSDRDYVLIQFD is encoded by the coding sequence ATGAACGAGAAAAGTAATTTTTATGTATTTGAACGAAAAGAGATTTTTTTAGTAATCCTATTTGTGATTCTAGTATCGATCACATCTTTTCTATTTGGGCTGAAGATGGGCTCTGGGTATTCTTTTGAGAAGTCTGGGCACAATGAAGCTGATATGGAAATGATCTCGACACCGGCGAAGAAGATTGATTTTTCTTCGACTGAAGAAGAGAGCGTGAAGAAGATGATTGATCAGCAGAAGGCGATGCCGGAGACTAATAAAGAGGATATTAACAAGACTGTTGAAGAGTCATTAAAGAAGAAAATGATCGAAGAGTTTAACTCTGAAAATTCAAAGAAATTCAATAATGAAGCAGAGCCAGTGAAGGTTAATGAAGTCGCTCCAGAGACTTCACCAATTGTGACTGAGGAAGTTATGGCGGAAGCACCGGCAACTGAGACGGTACAGGAAAATGGTGTTTCCTCGAGTGATAAATTTGCAGGGAAGTATACAATTCAACTTGGTTCATATCAGACAGTTAAGGAAGCAACTGACTTTGCTGAGGGTTTTAAAGTTTTAGGTTACAATCCGATTATTAATGAAGTGCAAATACCAAATCGTGGGAATTGGTTTAGAGTGAGTCTTGGGGTTTTTGATTCGCTTGTTGACGCAAAGAATTATCTTCTAAAGAATAAGAGTCTTTTTTCAGATAGAGACTACGTTTTGATTCAGTTTGATTAA
- a CDS encoding aspartate kinase gives MSLVYKFGGSTIRSASALRMIADIIVNSLDLRFVVVSATYNSTNELEEIANAATKSTCHSKDLIASFLFKHESLARELEVLNFCQASFEQFKLEAINYCDQIHESLEVSSELMDALYSLGERFSSVILYSFLKEKLHHEVEHLDARNVITTNTRFRDATPLFGIIERNLTNLDKTKVYITQGFIGKTIDGRTTTLGREGSDYTASILAWAIKATRLIIWKDVGGILSWDPKIHDGAYKLSEISYDEATLLTEAGAKVLFHRTMNPLKERSIPLEVKGVYAPTEHGSVISNKPHGKILGLVETKKQDYSLLSICGNKLISNASINQLIETEINNLHEYNDNLATFKINSQRRDSLLEKIVQIVTHSFDS, from the coding sequence TTGAGCTTAGTTTATAAATTTGGTGGAAGTACCATACGAAGTGCATCAGCACTTCGTATGATTGCTGACATCATCGTCAATTCTCTTGATCTACGTTTTGTGGTTGTTTCAGCAACTTACAATTCAACAAATGAGCTTGAAGAAATTGCCAATGCAGCTACGAAGAGTACATGCCATAGCAAGGATCTTATAGCTTCATTTCTTTTTAAGCACGAGTCTCTTGCCAGAGAGCTTGAAGTCCTAAACTTTTGTCAGGCCAGTTTTGAACAATTTAAACTTGAAGCGATTAATTATTGTGATCAAATCCATGAAAGCCTTGAAGTAAGTTCGGAGTTGATGGATGCCCTTTACTCTCTTGGCGAAAGATTTTCTTCGGTGATTCTCTATTCATTTCTCAAAGAAAAGCTACATCACGAAGTTGAGCATCTTGATGCGAGAAATGTCATCACTACAAACACTCGTTTTCGTGATGCAACACCATTATTTGGTATCATTGAAAGAAATTTAACCAATCTTGATAAGACAAAGGTTTATATCACCCAAGGGTTTATTGGAAAAACTATAGACGGTAGAACGACGACTCTTGGAAGAGAGGGTTCTGATTACACTGCTTCTATTCTTGCTTGGGCCATTAAGGCAACTCGCTTAATTATCTGGAAGGATGTCGGTGGGATTTTATCATGGGACCCTAAGATTCATGATGGAGCTTACAAGCTTTCTGAAATCTCATATGATGAAGCCACTCTTTTAACTGAAGCCGGAGCTAAGGTTCTTTTTCATCGTACGATGAACCCTCTTAAAGAGCGCTCTATCCCTCTTGAAGTTAAAGGGGTTTATGCACCAACGGAGCATGGAAGTGTGATTTCAAATAAGCCACACGGTAAAATTCTAGGTCTGGTTGAAACTAAGAAGCAAGACTATTCTCTGCTTTCTATTTGTGGGAATAAATTAATCTCAAATGCCTCAATCAATCAGTTGATCGAGACGGAGATTAATAATCTGCATGAGTATAATGACAACTTAGCCACTTTCAAGATTAACTCGCAAAGAAGAGATTCTCTACTGGAGAAAATTGTTCAGATTGTAACTCATTCATTTGATTCGTAA
- a CDS encoding pilus assembly protein N-terminal domain-containing protein, which translates to MIILLNIKLKKLKSLTRTEFLSKFQCFVKVFTSFAIVFSFGHTYASQELNSQLSLSKGQVFEINANGISKYAIGNKDIISVRFDKNTNKFYLTGLMQGYSELKLLGKDKKTLKIYVLSKNQQLKLLEIQNSLAAIGLNETEVFGPKLILGGAITNQDQYLSTLEIVKNHKNEIINNLQITKDLRKEIISSVYYDFFQNYLDEILCEESKAIITCATTQTILKNKQFIKTMEEKHGLKFYPSMTFGKLENYQIDIKLFQIEKLDGSEINFGLDQIDVNLSDVFSQGLAALAGNNNIKLKESQYDLSTLATPKAILKLDTPLDIKIGSEIPFQGTGGSNVVSETKWKFVGLGINILMKKENNQFQIQYETNLSRPISGSEDAVTSISGNKQKSAFSISLDRPIQIFEIDIKTDDQIESSIPVIGKIPVLKNIFSSKSSMNTYKKIVAIVRVVKKEL; encoded by the coding sequence ATGATTATTCTCCTAAATATAAAACTAAAAAAATTAAAGTCTTTAACTAGAACAGAATTTTTATCTAAATTTCAGTGTTTTGTCAAAGTCTTTACCTCATTTGCCATCGTTTTTTCTTTTGGCCATACCTATGCGTCACAGGAGCTCAACTCTCAACTCAGCCTTTCTAAAGGCCAAGTATTTGAAATTAATGCAAATGGTATCTCAAAGTACGCTATTGGTAACAAAGACATCATCAGTGTTCGCTTTGACAAAAACACAAACAAATTTTACTTAACAGGCCTCATGCAAGGCTACAGTGAACTAAAACTACTTGGTAAGGATAAGAAGACCCTGAAGATTTATGTCCTTAGTAAGAACCAGCAACTAAAGCTTTTAGAGATCCAAAATTCCCTGGCCGCCATTGGCCTCAATGAAACCGAGGTTTTTGGACCAAAGCTTATTCTTGGGGGCGCAATTACAAATCAAGACCAGTACCTTTCAACTCTTGAAATTGTAAAGAATCATAAGAATGAGATTATTAATAACCTTCAAATTACAAAAGATCTTAGAAAAGAAATTATTAGTTCTGTGTACTATGATTTCTTCCAAAACTATCTTGATGAAATTCTTTGTGAAGAATCAAAGGCCATCATTACTTGCGCTACAACTCAAACAATTCTTAAAAATAAACAATTCATCAAGACAATGGAAGAAAAGCACGGATTGAAATTTTATCCATCTATGACTTTTGGGAAACTAGAAAATTATCAAATTGATATTAAGCTATTTCAAATTGAAAAGCTCGACGGTTCAGAAATCAACTTTGGACTTGATCAAATTGATGTCAATCTCTCAGATGTATTTTCGCAAGGACTGGCAGCACTTGCAGGTAACAATAATATCAAACTTAAAGAGTCACAGTACGATCTCTCAACACTCGCAACTCCAAAAGCAATTTTAAAATTAGATACTCCACTCGATATCAAAATTGGAAGTGAAATACCTTTCCAGGGAACAGGAGGAAGTAATGTTGTAAGTGAAACAAAGTGGAAGTTCGTAGGACTTGGCATCAATATATTGATGAAAAAAGAAAATAATCAATTCCAAATTCAATATGAAACAAATCTTTCAAGACCAATATCAGGAAGTGAAGATGCTGTAACATCAATCTCAGGGAATAAACAAAAGTCTGCGTTCTCAATTTCACTAGATAGACCAATACAAATTTTTGAAATTGATATTAAAACTGATGATCAAATTGAATCTTCAATCCCTGTAATTGGCAAGATTCCAGTATTGAAAAATATCTTTTCATCAAAAAGCTCAATGAATACTTATAAGAAAATTGTTGCGATTGTACGTGTCGTAAAAAAGGAACTGTAA
- a CDS encoding mannose-1-phosphate guanylyltransferase has protein sequence MKNSKIFCLVMAGGRGTRLWPESTEKKPKQYLSLVGEGTLLEQTLNRFDSIINPEARFIVTTEDQRELALSSSNGKVNHDGLILEPAGRNTAPCILLSLASLEAAGATDDAVVAVMPSDHVILDTQGFKKTFLEAVELCSSTDTITTIGIRPHFPHTGYGYIRKGKAVGAGAEVLEFREKPDFETAKTYLATGEFLWNAGMFMGKLGTFKREFAKHSPDMFAFYDKLLAVIQDHDALAALYSQIPEDSIDYAIMEKSDAITTIPASFDWNDLGSWEALEAVVDKVDGNTVVKAASFFAKDSVGNVVYAPDKFVSLINVNDLVVVSNERAVMIMPKHDAQRVKEVVQHLKADKLDNLL, from the coding sequence ATGAAAAATTCTAAAATATTTTGTTTAGTAATGGCCGGTGGTCGAGGAACTCGACTTTGGCCAGAATCGACTGAGAAAAAGCCGAAGCAGTATCTTTCACTTGTTGGTGAGGGGACGCTTCTTGAGCAGACACTTAATCGATTTGATTCAATTATTAATCCAGAAGCGCGCTTTATTGTGACGACTGAAGATCAAAGAGAGCTGGCGCTTTCTTCATCGAATGGAAAAGTGAATCACGACGGATTGATTCTTGAGCCGGCAGGAAGAAATACGGCGCCTTGTATTCTTTTGTCGTTGGCAAGTCTTGAAGCCGCGGGGGCAACTGATGATGCAGTGGTCGCGGTGATGCCATCGGATCATGTTATTTTAGATACGCAGGGTTTTAAGAAGACTTTTCTTGAGGCCGTTGAGCTTTGTTCTTCGACTGATACGATTACGACAATTGGAATTAGGCCACACTTTCCACATACTGGTTATGGGTATATTAGAAAAGGAAAGGCCGTTGGTGCGGGGGCTGAGGTTTTAGAGTTTAGAGAGAAACCTGATTTTGAAACAGCGAAGACTTATCTTGCGACTGGAGAGTTTCTTTGGAATGCGGGAATGTTCATGGGAAAACTTGGAACATTCAAGAGAGAGTTTGCGAAGCACTCGCCAGATATGTTTGCTTTTTATGACAAGCTTCTTGCTGTGATTCAAGATCACGACGCGCTAGCGGCATTGTATTCCCAGATCCCTGAGGATTCAATTGACTACGCGATTATGGAAAAGTCAGACGCAATCACGACGATTCCTGCAAGCTTTGATTGGAATGATCTTGGCTCGTGGGAAGCACTTGAGGCGGTTGTTGATAAGGTTGATGGTAACACTGTTGTGAAGGCAGCATCATTCTTTGCCAAGGATTCTGTTGGAAACGTTGTGTATGCTCCAGATAAGTTTGTATCACTGATTAATGTTAATGATCTTGTTGTTGTATCAAATGAAAGGGCAGTGATGATTATGCCAAAGCATGATGCTCAACGAGTGAAAGAAGTTGTTCAGCATCTGAAAGCTGATAAACTTGATAATCTCTTATAA
- a CDS encoding CpaF/VirB11 family protein, translated as MTNSENQKAINFLIKSYKRFFKEELQRSIDFTHESICARIAYENSLDLETITQMTELKDIFDIYFDHCFLSSIVDQEDLFEVIIHGNTSIEVISKKGKEIFEGLAIENDDLETCLNVLGLKNNQNWNFQNPFCSFLLELNGENYRCTLTHSCISAFNSPTIFLRKLATQIFDLAQYGEDATVVAQLIKEKKNIIIAGSTGSGKTSFLKSCLKYIEGQEHVVVIEDTHEISCPDKNFTNMLATGEKNKTMTDFCKYSLRMSPERIILGEIRAEEVVPFTLAMNTGHTGLLSTIHANSANDTLSRLAMLFSIFSNSGQAISYEQILQLICKNIDNVVFLENKKVKEIIEVKGAEGMHPITNQMNELQSEQFSPVENLFFAS; from the coding sequence ATGACTAACAGCGAAAACCAAAAGGCAATCAATTTTTTAATTAAGAGTTATAAGAGATTCTTCAAAGAAGAACTACAAAGAAGTATTGATTTCACTCATGAATCTATCTGCGCACGCATTGCTTACGAAAACAGTCTTGATCTTGAGACGATTACTCAAATGACTGAACTGAAGGATATTTTTGATATTTACTTTGACCACTGTTTTCTAAGTTCAATTGTCGATCAAGAAGATCTTTTTGAAGTCATTATTCACGGGAATACTTCTATCGAAGTTATAAGTAAAAAAGGAAAGGAAATTTTTGAAGGACTCGCCATTGAAAATGATGACCTTGAAACATGTCTCAATGTCTTGGGACTTAAGAATAATCAAAACTGGAATTTTCAAAATCCTTTCTGCTCTTTCCTTTTAGAACTTAATGGCGAAAATTATCGTTGCACACTAACTCATAGCTGCATCAGTGCGTTCAACTCACCGACAATATTCTTAAGGAAACTTGCCACTCAAATATTTGATCTAGCACAGTATGGAGAAGATGCAACTGTTGTTGCGCAGTTAATAAAAGAAAAGAAAAATATTATTATTGCAGGCTCAACAGGTTCGGGAAAAACTAGTTTTCTCAAGTCATGCCTTAAATATATTGAGGGCCAGGAGCATGTTGTTGTTATCGAAGATACCCATGAAATATCTTGCCCGGATAAGAATTTCACTAATATGCTTGCCACTGGCGAAAAAAATAAGACGATGACAGATTTTTGTAAGTATTCACTGCGTATGTCACCGGAAAGAATTATTCTTGGGGAAATCAGGGCCGAAGAAGTTGTCCCCTTCACTCTTGCAATGAATACAGGGCACACAGGTCTACTTTCAACAATTCACGCCAATAGTGCCAACGATACTCTCTCACGACTAGCTATGCTATTTAGTATTTTTTCAAACTCAGGCCAGGCCATTAGTTATGAACAAATTCTACAGCTTATATGTAAAAATATAGATAATGTCGTTTTTTTAGAAAATAAGAAAGTGAAGGAGATTATCGAGGTAAAGGGCGCAGAAGGTATGCACCCAATTACGAATCAAATGAATGAGTTACAATCTGAACAATTTTCTCCAGTAGAGAATCTCTTCTTTGCGAGTTAA
- a CDS encoding class I SAM-dependent rRNA methyltransferase — protein MTPRVELHPASIKHIKKGHPWITSDRFSDKFPKNSFFVACRLDDVNFVVMINDPTHPTVKARVWKIDPKSSIEKKDFTYEMVGRLNQSLEIREAQDFERDNYYLVFGEADFLPGLFIQKLGSEILVQFYADFWHNFEKDIIKSLQRKYQKNNIWVQKRNKSQEKEFYCATNKGLKEHSFTLREFGVEYSIELNKFYDTGIYTDMSAIRAKLIPEFDEKNVLNLYCYTGAYSLCAMKHGAKSVTSVDLSAKYLDWLDKNISLNQDLEAIKDKHTRIEAPTLKALDTLIKEGKTFDLIICDPPSASSDGKKKTSAIDSYKEIVPKLSKLLNKGGKAVVFLNTHSITRRSFEEKIKNYIGTEKLAITGALKLTGDCPSLKGFVEGDYLKGLTLLKK, from the coding sequence ATGACACCAAGAGTAGAACTGCATCCTGCAAGTATTAAGCATATCAAAAAAGGTCACCCTTGGATTACATCTGATCGATTCAGTGACAAGTTTCCTAAAAATTCATTCTTTGTTGCTTGCCGTCTCGATGATGTGAATTTTGTTGTAATGATTAATGATCCAACTCACCCAACTGTTAAGGCACGTGTTTGGAAGATTGATCCAAAGTCTTCAATCGAAAAGAAAGATTTTACATATGAAATGGTTGGAAGACTCAACCAGTCCTTAGAAATTAGAGAGGCGCAAGACTTTGAACGAGATAACTACTACCTCGTTTTTGGTGAAGCTGATTTTTTACCAGGGCTTTTCATTCAGAAGCTAGGTAGTGAAATCCTGGTTCAATTCTATGCAGACTTTTGGCACAACTTTGAAAAGGATATTATCAAGTCATTACAAAGAAAGTATCAGAAGAATAATATTTGGGTACAAAAGAGAAATAAGTCACAAGAAAAAGAATTTTACTGTGCAACAAATAAAGGCTTAAAAGAACATAGCTTTACTCTTCGTGAGTTTGGTGTTGAATATAGTATTGAACTTAACAAATTCTACGACACAGGAATTTATACTGACATGTCGGCAATCAGAGCAAAACTTATTCCTGAGTTTGATGAAAAAAATGTCCTAAACTTATATTGTTATACTGGTGCTTATTCTTTGTGTGCGATGAAACATGGCGCGAAGTCAGTTACAAGTGTGGATCTCTCTGCAAAGTATCTTGACTGGCTTGATAAGAATATTTCATTAAACCAAGATCTCGAAGCGATTAAAGACAAGCATACCAGAATTGAAGCACCAACGTTGAAAGCACTGGACACACTAATCAAAGAAGGAAAAACTTTTGATCTGATTATTTGTGACCCTCCAAGTGCATCTTCAGATGGAAAGAAAAAGACAAGTGCAATAGATAGTTACAAAGAAATAGTTCCAAAGCTTTCGAAACTTCTAAATAAAGGTGGAAAAGCGGTGGTATTCCTAAACACTCATTCGATTACAAGAAGAAGTTTTGAAGAAAAAATTAAAAATTATATAGGAACAGAAAAACTAGCAATCACAGGTGCACTGAAATTAACTGGAGACTGTCCTTCTTTAAAGGGATTTGTGGAAGGTGATTACTTAAAAGGCCTTACATTACTAAAAAAATAA
- a CDS encoding DMT family transporter — translation MNSAIILPLILGAIGILQGAINRSMSTTIGLTWMCIIGNIITLITCVIFYFVVKNFPHIFPEFIRLKDLTFKWWYIFPGIMGFMFVAGLPFAIYKVGAVKTTVGLIAAQMTTSVLWDVFVEGITINATKGLGIVFALLSVVMITLF, via the coding sequence ATGAATTCAGCAATTATTCTACCACTAATCCTCGGGGCAATCGGTATTCTTCAAGGAGCAATTAATCGTTCAATGAGTACAACAATTGGTCTGACATGGATGTGCATTATTGGAAATATAATCACGTTAATCACATGTGTCATCTTCTACTTCGTTGTTAAAAATTTTCCTCATATCTTTCCTGAGTTTATCAGACTAAAAGACCTCACTTTTAAGTGGTGGTATATTTTCCCTGGAATAATGGGTTTCATGTTTGTCGCTGGTCTCCCATTTGCAATCTATAAAGTCGGTGCAGTTAAGACAACTGTAGGTTTAATCGCCGCTCAGATGACAACAAGTGTTCTTTGGGATGTTTTTGTTGAAGGTATTACAATCAACGCAACCAAAGGACTTGGGATTGTTTTCGCATTACTGTCAGTAGTAATGATCACACTATTTTAG
- the purB gene encoding adenylosuccinate lyase yields the protein MIERYEVKEIANIWTDDFKFQKFLDVEVALLNALCSRGLISDEVAKKASEAKVNCERIYEIEKETRHDVIAFCSSITEQMPKEFSKFFHFGVTSSDIIDTALTLQLKESLDIIISDYKGLLDELYALALRNKDQVCIGRSHGIWAEPMSFGQKILGHYSEFNRRFVELQEYYNNELTGQISGAVGNYTIIDPEIEKEVLTELDLEVEEVSTQIIPRDRIAKLISIFALYGCALERLAIEIRHLQHSDVAEVFEGFSKGQKGSSTMPHKKNPISSENLTGMARVLRSHASLAMDNTLLWHERDISHSSAERLYLPDALGLMSYSLRRLTSTVRDLVVNKENMEKKVNENFIYLSSFVLHKLIEITDKTREDCYKYVQEASFKAKNKQEFYNVLRTLFTNQSEQELLNEIEKLSPIEIYGKHTSKVFDRI from the coding sequence ATGATTGAAAGATATGAAGTAAAAGAAATTGCAAATATTTGGACTGATGATTTTAAGTTTCAAAAATTTCTCGATGTTGAAGTTGCCCTTTTAAATGCCCTTTGCTCACGCGGATTAATCTCTGACGAAGTTGCAAAGAAAGCAAGCGAAGCCAAAGTCAACTGCGAAAGGATTTATGAAATTGAAAAAGAAACTCGCCACGATGTCATTGCTTTTTGCTCTTCAATCACAGAACAGATGCCAAAAGAGTTTTCTAAGTTCTTTCACTTTGGTGTAACTTCTAGTGACATCATCGACACGGCACTTACTCTACAACTAAAAGAATCACTTGATATTATTATCTCTGACTACAAAGGCCTTCTCGATGAACTCTATGCCCTGGCGCTAAGAAATAAAGATCAAGTTTGTATTGGTAGAAGTCATGGGATCTGGGCCGAACCAATGAGCTTTGGCCAAAAAATACTTGGTCACTATAGCGAATTTAATCGCCGCTTTGTCGAGCTACAAGAATACTACAATAACGAATTAACGGGTCAGATTTCTGGGGCCGTAGGAAACTACACAATCATTGATCCTGAAATTGAAAAAGAAGTTCTCACAGAACTTGATCTTGAAGTTGAAGAAGTTTCTACTCAAATTATTCCTAGAGATCGTATCGCAAAGTTGATTTCGATCTTTGCTCTTTATGGCTGTGCGCTTGAAAGACTGGCAATTGAAATTCGTCACCTACAACACAGTGATGTCGCAGAAGTTTTCGAGGGATTTTCGAAAGGACAAAAAGGTTCTTCAACAATGCCTCATAAAAAAAATCCAATCTCAAGTGAAAACCTCACAGGAATGGCACGCGTACTTCGCTCTCATGCCTCACTGGCAATGGATAATACTCTTCTTTGGCATGAGCGTGACATTAGCCATTCAAGTGCCGAAAGACTCTATCTCCCAGATGCACTGGGCCTTATGAGCTACAGTCTTCGTCGCCTAACTTCAACGGTGCGCGACCTAGTTGTGAATAAAGAGAATATGGAGAAAAAAGTTAACGAAAACTTCATTTATCTTTCAAGCTTTGTTCTTCACAAACTTATTGAAATCACTGATAAAACACGTGAAGACTGTTACAAGTATGTGCAAGAAGCATCTTTTAAAGCAAAAAATAAACAAGAATTTTATAACGTTTTGAGAACTTTATTCACTAATCAGAGTGAACAGGAGTTACTAAATGAAATTGAAAAACTTTCTCCAATTGAAATCTACGGTAAACACACTTCTAAAGTTTTTGATCGTATCTAA